One window of the Osmerus mordax isolate fOsmMor3 chromosome 2, fOsmMor3.pri, whole genome shotgun sequence genome contains the following:
- the cerkl gene encoding ceramide kinase-like protein encodes MQQELWERNRGHHQEVDVCSFISLGRLLRFGFSSMFGFGGRTLALAERHRWMPPGQRREFAVIKTLANLKPEDCELLFLPVKTVQTGASQDDSATDGEDTEEEGEWKTLQGLYLNISIMAIPCLCSMAPRGLAPNTRLANGSMALITAGNTSRSEFVKHLKRYNSVSNQFSFSFVETHSVQAVRLRPRSAVGWADETLEENEECDSKTTPIISSEGTYPWNIDGDLLDVPNELLIRVHPRLLTLYGEEVEEADESPVKCSCI; translated from the exons ATGCAGCAGGAGCTGTGGGAACGGAACCGGG gccaCCACCAGGAGGTAGATGTGTGTAGTTTCATCTCTCTGGGCCGCCTGCTGCGTTTCGGTTTCTCCTCCATGTTTGGGTTTGGTGGGCGCACGCTGGCGCTAGCGGAGCGACACCGCTGGATGCCTCCTGGGCAGAGACGAGAGTTCGCTGTCATCAAAACACTGGCCAACCTCaa gcctgaGGACTGTGAGTTGTTGTTCCTGCCGGTGAAGACAGTCCAGACTGGAGCTTCTCA GGATGACTCAGCGACAGATGGGGAAGATACAG aggaggagggggagtggaagaCCCTCCAGGGTCTCTATCTCAACATCAGCATCATGGCGATACCCTGTCTCTGCTCGATGGCCCCGCGTGGACTGGCCCCGAACAccag ACTGGCCAATGGCAGCATGGCTCTGATCACAGCAGGAAACACTTCCAGGTCAGAGTTCGTCAAGCACCTGAAGAGGTACAACAGCGTGAGCAATCAG TTCAGCTTCTCGTTCGTCGAGACGCACTCCGTGCAAGCGGTCAGGCTCCGCCCCCGCTCCGCGGTCGGCTGGGCCGACGAGACGCTGGAGGAGAACGAGGAGTGTGACTCCAAGACCACGCCCATCATCTCGTCCGAGGGGACGTACCCCTGGAACATCGACGGAGACTTGCTAGACGTGCCAAACGAACTGCTGATCAG gGTCCATCCACGGCTACTGACGCTgtatggagaggaggtggaggaggctgatGAATCACCGGTCAAATGTAGCTGTATCTGA